The Fodinicurvata sp. EGI_FJ10296 genomic sequence TCGCGCCCGAGCGGCGATGAGTAATGCGCAAGGGATTTGGCTGATCCGGATGATCGAAACCACCAGAAGAGCGACACGCGCCCGTTTTTGGGTTCGGTTTACGCAGGGTGCCTTACGGTTTCAGAAACCCGCTCCCGATTGAAGCTAAGATGATCCTCAGAGAGGTCAGCAAGGTTTACCCGAAACGTGCCGACATACCGCAACAGTCGGAAGCCCAGTGAGTCACGAGCCTTTGCAAAAACAATCAAATTTTGATTGGGGTTCTCCTCAAACTCCTTTCTTTGCTTCCGGATAGAGGCACGGCCATCTTCATTGATGGCGCGCTCATAGATAACCTTACCCTCTTTGCATAGCTCATTTCGCCACATCCCGTGTTCATACAGCCGTGGGAACCAGAGCATGTCTCCGCTCCCGTCCCGGACCTTCCAAATACCCCGCTGATGGCCTTTGCCCGTAAAACCAAAGCAACGCATCGCGTCGACTTGAGTTCGGAACAGGACATTGTCTGAGACGGAAAATTCTCCCATCGCTATGATCCGTTTCGGATCATAGCGATGCTCGAAATCCCAAGGTGAAAACGTACCAGATTTTTGCTGCGCGTTCTTCTCCGACCGGAGCCGCTCCACAAAGGAATCCGTTTCAACGCGTACTTCCGGAAGTTCCCTCTCAATCCCACGCTCGTCCAATATTCTTATCCGAATCATCTCATGCCCGGTCTCATCAACGATGTCCTGCTCGCGCCTCTCGTCTGCTGCGACGGACCCATTGTGATGCGGCTCGTCAATTTCAAGGTGAAGGTTGAATTGGGGAAAATACAGATCGGTAAGGGCGCGTTGCCCATTCTTGCAACGAACCAGTTGTTGTGTGACGAATTCAATATGGTCATCATCCAGTTTATGAATAACGCGCGAAATTATAAAATATTCCCACCTTTTGTGAGCAACTTTTTTCAAGCTGCGGAGGATGTAATCTTTTTTGGTGAATTTCAAAATATTCCCCTCGAGTGTTTGAGCGTCGACATTAAGTCGAAACTACTTAAAATAAAGCTTACAGATTGCTACGGACACTACCTTGATCTGGAGGAGGTTCAGGGACTTAAGGTCAGGCGGCTTAGCCATACCGGCTGTCTCCCGCTGGCATAAACGCGCCTTGGGTGGCGGTAGGGGCAAGACGCGCAAGTGGGGCGCAAGCCGTGTAGAGGGGAATCGAAAGCGCGTCTTTTATATGCGAGCAGCAGCCTAGGTTTTTGGCGGGCTGACCCTCGGATGGTCGCCATTCCAGCTTTTTCAGGCCGCGAATACGCAAA encodes the following:
- a CDS encoding AbaSI family restriction endonuclease produces the protein MKFTKKDYILRSLKKVAHKRWEYFIISRVIHKLDDDHIEFVTQQLVRCKNGQRALTDLYFPQFNLHLEIDEPHHNGSVAADERREQDIVDETGHEMIRIRILDERGIERELPEVRVETDSFVERLRSEKNAQQKSGTFSPWDFEHRYDPKRIIAMGEFSVSDNVLFRTQVDAMRCFGFTGKGHQRGIWKVRDGSGDMLWFPRLYEHGMWRNELCKEGKVIYERAINEDGRASIRKQRKEFEENPNQNLIVFAKARDSLGFRLLRYVGTFRVNLADLSEDHLSFNRERVSETVRHPA